Proteins from a single region of Haloterrigena alkaliphila:
- the csa3 gene encoding CRISPR-associated CARF protein Csa3, translated as MRTYISTIGYHSTRVMRPILNNGIDADDTVVLLRPLEDEKEQSKDAIQDVRQTVRELGPDTTVVTEAIDHDSFETAVLECVDVIEAANGQVILNFDGGPREVFLPFTVAAISRPNLIDQVFQFRDTDQKVRELSLPNLMDRVPEVADETLQAVGELDEEATLPSIAESTGKARSTVGRHLDKLEEANLVRTQKAKKTREVRLTLGGRLRLQ; from the coding sequence ATGCGAACGTATATCTCAACTATCGGATATCACAGCACACGTGTGATGCGGCCGATACTGAATAACGGTATTGACGCCGATGACACCGTCGTGCTACTCCGTCCGCTTGAGGACGAGAAGGAGCAGAGTAAGGATGCGATCCAGGATGTCCGACAGACAGTCCGTGAACTGGGACCAGATACGACAGTTGTGACCGAAGCAATCGATCACGATTCGTTCGAAACAGCAGTACTCGAATGCGTTGATGTGATTGAAGCCGCCAATGGACAGGTTATCCTCAATTTTGACGGAGGACCACGCGAGGTGTTTCTCCCCTTTACTGTCGCAGCCATCTCACGTCCGAATCTAATCGACCAAGTGTTTCAATTTCGAGATACCGATCAGAAAGTGCGGGAACTGTCTCTCCCGAACCTTATGGATCGTGTTCCAGAGGTTGCCGACGAGACATTACAGGCAGTGGGTGAATTGGATGAGGAGGCAACACTACCGTCCATCGCCGAGTCAACCGGAAAGGCCCGGAGTACTGTCGGTCGCCATCTCGACAAACTCGAGGAAGCAAACCTTGTCCGGACCCAGAAAGCAAAGAAAACACGAGAAGTGCGGTTGACGCTCGGTGGACGACTTCGTCTCCAGTGA
- the cas6 gene encoding CRISPR system precrRNA processing endoribonuclease RAMP protein Cas6 has product MSQRLHDSSIGSLHNSGLLGSFSGSDRRHHKQVDKDEHYDLRLGVTDADDQEVFEALAEAFVFGGDSLELADGEFVVADFASTNATHEELLTDAAAVVDDLPPDFEIEMRFRTPTCIREADEITAMFPARGTVFRSLLRKWNKTVPEEQANELELGLVREDFEANLIEKPDEHAYDTDVIMVNRGEDGKPILRQGFLGSCTYKFKDASEAVRTATTALASFAEFGGVGSSVARGCGYTEVKINS; this is encoded by the coding sequence GTGAGCCAACGGCTCCACGATTCGTCTATTGGCAGTCTCCACAACAGTGGGCTACTGGGCTCTTTTTCGGGAAGTGATCGCCGCCACCACAAGCAGGTCGACAAGGATGAACATTACGACCTGCGTCTCGGGGTGACTGACGCTGATGATCAAGAAGTATTCGAGGCACTCGCAGAAGCGTTCGTCTTTGGTGGCGACTCGTTGGAGTTAGCCGACGGAGAGTTCGTCGTTGCGGACTTCGCTAGTACGAACGCGACGCATGAGGAACTACTAACCGACGCAGCGGCTGTCGTCGACGACCTTCCGCCGGATTTCGAGATCGAGATGCGATTTCGAACTCCGACCTGCATCCGGGAAGCAGACGAGATTACCGCTATGTTCCCCGCGAGAGGGACCGTTTTCCGCTCGCTCCTTCGGAAGTGGAACAAGACCGTGCCAGAGGAGCAGGCAAACGAACTCGAGCTCGGACTCGTACGCGAGGACTTCGAGGCAAACCTGATCGAGAAGCCTGACGAGCACGCCTACGACACAGACGTGATAATGGTCAACCGCGGCGAGGATGGGAAACCGATTCTCCGGCAGGGATTCCTCGGCTCGTGTACGTATAAGTTCAAAGACGCGAGCGAGGCAGTTCGGACAGCGACGACGGCATTGGCGTCGTTTGCGGAGTTCGGCGGCGTTGGGAGTTCCGTTGCGCGTGGCTGTGGCTATACGGAGGTGAAAATCAACTCATGA
- the cas10d gene encoding type I-D CRISPR-associated protein Cas10d/Csc3, with amino-acid sequence MIGDIIEEVTASDDTQELTASEEVYLDFRRRIEPGLFDAGYDLLPAKSRTHTSRITNEPFTDQSLRQHLLTGPAFAARVNAALRQLDPDNALSDGELFNAMCLAAVHDVHKDRPGQQRRREQPRGVESEDKDVTEAEIKRVVETLDLPVGSDHPDIEDYHASALAAETQSGRHRSATSRMFFGKMRHWVRLMDAAAGLDSPTSHGRIEGKIAKISEAVAFRYHELGDTKGIATNLLNRYIADQIESDETVLLAFFTEGALYLADTDSETGIETVYAVPDDAAIDTELEQLAPDFTDAIVNSNPALASEQSLRSSLDDGQWARGYLSVPPLLYLFADIEHIFAAVKADVKDRVTRGSGEVDQYSIYERAVKFSVASGLIDAPPKNHVKAQTLGIFLGTVYRELLYDKRTGLTPEDTRAARRDIATAMNVPEAGELLLQELDDAVITEESLSGAAVEALAEYFETDTESIRDDLLSGVLSKQLRVETVVISLCYLDHEDRMEQPLGTILDTAYDDVFNYYHEWQSHWDDARGDLWDDEWPPERKHEQFQTELLGNLPAALSYYVRRYLTVDGEQYPHPAFGEKYDEYTRGSQPRVCLLCNDQLVGERKALSQFKTKEGQIGRSLTFTHQKPVSPEHDSPNSVVCEMCNLELTLRNATHSPDTDQDELYVFTAPDYFHIPADVAIAERLHSHLTTNSGAIAQQAAALVTGQPEHRSDARKIVLEVLDNDIEDFQQDILNYDSGYTGGNAVGVFRLDTPVRPNSSNELTRVPRWIVAIYTSVLFAWLTGSRILLTDSPFPTTDFDEFNGTVHCEGVPGPVDRHLETDLTIASLRDLKGPDEHTLQRHFAPYETGAQDVLYQQSEVDDAESPPVDTPQTLTITTQLGAALYRQSALLYLTNRRYDYDLQRLKTLVERLPQPFPGAQTTLTGRTADQLTDLPGQFGARVLDTLTHPHMRNTFIDLADDGFEIVSPGKGASNYEYGRLFRTACESLSDSLTRNTTRDELVEIVAGKVMADGRRARQNHGNPEYADEKYIREPARSFARTFVDDVFYGICDSDFYELRRQENSLAAGYNAAMREREQEFFDNLDDSNDDEITTEAN; translated from the coding sequence ATGATCGGTGATATCATCGAGGAAGTGACGGCGAGCGACGATACACAGGAACTCACCGCCTCCGAAGAGGTCTATCTCGACTTCCGGCGGCGTATCGAACCGGGCCTCTTCGATGCGGGATATGACCTGCTGCCCGCGAAGAGTCGCACACATACGAGTCGTATAACCAACGAACCGTTTACCGATCAGAGTCTCCGCCAGCACCTCCTAACCGGTCCAGCCTTCGCCGCCCGCGTAAACGCGGCGCTCCGGCAACTCGACCCCGATAACGCGCTTTCGGACGGCGAACTCTTCAATGCGATGTGTCTGGCTGCGGTCCACGACGTCCACAAGGACCGCCCCGGTCAACAGCGCCGTCGTGAGCAGCCCCGCGGCGTCGAGTCTGAAGACAAGGATGTCACCGAGGCTGAAATCAAGCGAGTTGTCGAGACACTTGACCTTCCTGTCGGTAGTGATCATCCCGACATCGAAGACTACCATGCGAGTGCTCTCGCCGCCGAAACCCAGAGCGGGCGCCACCGGAGCGCCACCAGCCGGATGTTCTTTGGGAAAATGCGACACTGGGTTCGCCTGATGGACGCCGCTGCGGGCCTCGATTCACCAACTTCCCACGGGCGAATCGAGGGAAAAATAGCGAAGATATCCGAGGCCGTCGCGTTCCGCTATCACGAACTCGGCGACACGAAAGGCATCGCGACGAATCTACTCAACCGCTATATTGCCGATCAGATCGAGTCCGACGAGACGGTCTTGCTCGCCTTCTTCACCGAAGGCGCCCTCTATCTTGCCGACACGGACAGTGAAACTGGAATTGAAACCGTCTATGCGGTGCCTGATGACGCGGCTATCGATACCGAACTCGAACAGCTTGCCCCGGACTTCACGGATGCGATCGTCAATTCGAATCCTGCGCTCGCGAGCGAGCAGTCGCTGCGAAGTAGCTTAGACGACGGGCAGTGGGCCCGAGGGTACCTCTCCGTGCCACCACTCCTCTACCTCTTTGCGGATATCGAACACATATTCGCGGCCGTCAAAGCAGATGTCAAAGACCGCGTCACCCGGGGAAGTGGCGAAGTGGACCAGTACAGTATCTACGAGCGGGCCGTGAAGTTCTCTGTCGCGTCGGGGCTCATTGACGCTCCACCAAAGAACCACGTAAAAGCTCAGACGCTGGGGATCTTCCTCGGAACGGTGTATCGAGAACTCCTCTACGACAAACGCACCGGACTAACCCCTGAGGATACCCGGGCTGCGAGACGCGATATTGCAACAGCGATGAACGTGCCCGAAGCAGGCGAGCTACTGCTCCAGGAGTTAGACGATGCCGTTATCACCGAGGAGTCGCTTTCCGGGGCAGCCGTCGAAGCACTCGCTGAGTATTTCGAAACAGACACCGAGTCGATCCGTGATGATCTCTTGAGCGGTGTCCTCTCGAAACAACTGCGGGTCGAAACCGTCGTCATTTCTCTGTGCTATCTGGACCACGAGGACCGGATGGAACAGCCACTAGGTACTATTCTCGACACCGCGTACGACGATGTCTTCAACTACTATCACGAATGGCAGTCCCACTGGGATGACGCCCGCGGTGACCTATGGGACGACGAATGGCCTCCGGAGCGCAAGCACGAACAGTTCCAGACCGAACTCCTCGGGAACCTGCCAGCGGCTCTCTCCTACTATGTGCGACGATACCTCACTGTCGATGGCGAGCAATATCCGCACCCTGCGTTCGGAGAAAAATACGACGAGTATACGCGGGGTTCGCAACCACGTGTCTGCCTATTGTGCAACGACCAACTCGTCGGAGAGCGCAAAGCGCTCTCACAGTTCAAAACGAAGGAGGGCCAGATCGGACGGTCGCTTACCTTCACACACCAGAAACCGGTCTCGCCAGAACACGACAGCCCGAATAGCGTCGTTTGTGAAATGTGCAACTTGGAGCTGACACTCCGGAACGCGACTCACAGTCCGGACACCGATCAGGACGAACTCTACGTGTTCACGGCACCGGACTACTTCCATATTCCTGCAGATGTCGCGATTGCAGAGCGGCTACACTCGCATTTGACGACGAACTCCGGTGCCATCGCACAGCAGGCGGCAGCGCTCGTGACGGGGCAGCCCGAACACCGATCAGACGCTCGAAAAATCGTGTTAGAGGTCTTGGACAACGATATCGAGGACTTCCAACAGGACATCCTGAACTACGACAGCGGCTACACGGGCGGGAACGCGGTCGGCGTATTTCGCCTCGACACGCCGGTACGCCCGAACAGTAGTAACGAACTCACACGGGTGCCCCGCTGGATCGTTGCTATCTATACGAGCGTGCTCTTTGCGTGGCTCACCGGATCACGCATCCTCCTGACCGATTCACCGTTCCCGACGACCGATTTCGACGAGTTCAACGGCACCGTCCACTGCGAGGGCGTTCCTGGTCCGGTCGATCGTCACCTCGAGACAGATCTGACGATCGCGTCGCTACGTGATCTCAAGGGGCCCGATGAACACACCCTGCAGCGCCATTTCGCCCCCTACGAAACCGGGGCGCAGGATGTCCTCTATCAGCAGAGCGAAGTGGATGACGCGGAGTCACCCCCCGTCGACACCCCTCAGACGCTCACCATTACCACCCAACTTGGCGCCGCGCTGTATCGTCAGAGTGCGTTGCTGTACCTGACGAACCGGCGCTATGACTACGACCTACAACGACTCAAGACGCTGGTTGAACGGCTCCCACAACCATTCCCGGGCGCACAAACGACACTCACCGGGCGAACCGCAGATCAACTCACGGATCTACCCGGTCAGTTCGGCGCCCGCGTGCTGGATACGCTTACCCACCCACACATGCGAAACACGTTCATAGACCTCGCGGACGACGGCTTCGAGATCGTCAGTCCCGGCAAAGGTGCATCAAACTACGAGTACGGCCGCCTGTTCCGAACAGCGTGTGAATCCCTCTCGGATTCGCTGACGCGGAACACAACCCGCGACGAACTCGTCGAAATTGTCGCCGGAAAAGTGATGGCCGATGGGCGACGGGCGCGGCAGAATCATGGCAACCCCGAATACGCCGACGAGAAATACATTCGGGAGCCCGCTCGTTCATTCGCGCGCACGTTCGTTGATGATGTCTTCTACGGCATTTGTGACAGCGACTTCTATGAGCTGCGCCGCCAAGAAAACTCCCTCGCCGCCGGCTACAACGCGGCGATGCGCGAACGCGAACAGGAGTTCTTTGACAATCTAGACGACAGCAACGACGACGAAATTACAACGGAGGCCAACTAA
- the cas7d gene encoding type I-D CRISPR-associated protein Cas7/Csc2 translates to MDIDAFTDAIASGTVEEIKNTRQNRRTHIQVLREVTAPARFTTDGERGNTMTVRMGRPGEDTVETRAVDLFYRKQPGAERRTAKSLQRDVLGGESEPCKEDRMHPNDMRQNTPESVLFGSAAGNQGVSQRSRVYYNSAYSLRDASVTLQQNTQTAAGDETRQEAAEGQGTWTPDFVRPGTMFPSIVTLDSALPEEVLFVLAVLDRTNHYGAGETRGGNVTNHVLGVYAGHDEGPANLEVARETVAELTGDEFAHASDVVEASTLPLSDVKEAIIGAYDHIIETRGLEFDVVSESEVGEVLTALRDEETLHDVMSDQLDAVEDYVSRAPGGD, encoded by the coding sequence ATGGATATCGACGCATTCACCGACGCAATCGCAAGTGGTACTGTGGAAGAAATTAAGAACACGCGCCAGAACCGCCGGACCCACATCCAGGTCCTGCGAGAGGTAACAGCGCCCGCCCGCTTCACAACGGATGGCGAGCGCGGGAACACCATGACTGTTCGAATGGGCCGCCCCGGTGAGGACACCGTTGAGACGCGAGCCGTTGATCTGTTCTACCGCAAACAGCCCGGCGCCGAGCGACGGACCGCGAAAAGCTTGCAACGCGACGTGCTAGGTGGGGAATCCGAACCGTGCAAAGAAGATCGCATGCACCCTAACGACATGCGCCAGAACACGCCCGAGAGTGTGCTTTTCGGAAGTGCTGCGGGCAACCAGGGAGTGAGCCAGCGGAGTCGCGTCTACTACAACTCGGCATACTCACTGCGTGATGCCTCGGTCACACTCCAGCAGAACACCCAGACAGCGGCCGGCGATGAAACACGACAGGAAGCTGCTGAAGGACAGGGCACGTGGACGCCAGACTTTGTCCGACCCGGCACGATGTTCCCCAGCATCGTCACGCTGGATAGCGCACTCCCCGAAGAAGTCCTCTTCGTGCTTGCAGTACTTGACCGAACGAATCACTACGGTGCCGGCGAAACGCGTGGAGGAAACGTTACGAACCACGTCCTCGGTGTATACGCAGGGCACGACGAAGGACCGGCGAATTTGGAGGTCGCTCGTGAGACGGTCGCTGAACTCACCGGCGACGAGTTCGCACACGCAAGTGACGTCGTAGAGGCGTCGACACTGCCACTAAGCGACGTCAAAGAAGCAATTATTGGTGCCTACGACCACATTATCGAGACTCGCGGTCTCGAATTTGATGTCGTCTCTGAGTCAGAGGTTGGCGAGGTGCTGACAGCCCTCCGGGATGAGGAAACACTTCACGATGTCATGAGCGACCAGCTTGACGCCGTCGAAGACTACGTCAGTCGCGCACCCGGCGGTGACTAA
- the cas5d gene encoding type I-D CRISPR-associated protein Cas5/Csc1: MPSESIYGINIELTLQDSFYYASREAGETFLTRPLVMHTALYYALGLFPSAFRIAEHTPHYVTHRDASKFGNEVYLFPGVASNEPSYTTRRFAVKPDEFRQASERGSANFKETGHMKMIDPGITFRTYAICDDKATRDTVLDELPLYARIGKKLSLARVTTDPFEAPIQEGSFELSHPIADLDIDRSTYTIEGGLEWERMNPVDLITGADLAGPHFEFGDDNPQAFPSDLRFLDTAEA, from the coding sequence ATGCCTTCGGAGTCTATCTACGGCATCAACATCGAGCTCACCCTGCAGGATAGTTTCTACTACGCTTCGCGGGAAGCGGGTGAGACCTTCCTCACGCGGCCCCTGGTGATGCACACAGCGCTGTACTATGCGCTAGGTCTTTTCCCGTCAGCGTTCCGGATCGCCGAACACACACCCCACTACGTAACCCATCGCGACGCCTCCAAGTTCGGGAACGAGGTATATCTCTTCCCCGGGGTCGCGAGCAACGAGCCGTCCTACACCACACGTCGGTTCGCCGTGAAGCCCGATGAGTTCCGCCAAGCCAGCGAGCGGGGTTCGGCGAACTTCAAGGAGACGGGCCACATGAAAATGATCGATCCCGGAATCACGTTCCGAACGTACGCGATCTGTGACGACAAAGCGACTCGAGATACAGTATTGGACGAGTTGCCTCTGTATGCACGCATCGGAAAGAAACTCAGTCTCGCCCGCGTCACAACCGACCCATTCGAAGCCCCGATTCAGGAAGGGAGTTTCGAGCTCTCACATCCGATCGCCGATCTCGATATCGACCGCTCGACCTACACGATCGAGGGCGGATTAGAATGGGAGCGTATGAACCCGGTCGACCTCATCACAGGCGCCGACCTCGCGGGACCGCATTTCGAGTTCGGGGACGACAATCCACAGGCGTTCCCCAGTGACCTGCGATTCCTCGATACTGCTGAGGCATAA
- the cas3 gene encoding type I-D CRISPR-associated helicase Cas3' has product MADSNFGELFSATRTLAGAHMPGKHTDEYFPLEENYADQHQLRMRDAILDDDIDVVGNVNPTGSGKTLSWLAPTIRSGEAGEGWIVLATYPTRALIDDQVQSIRARFEQYYSAVWPPRRDGHTLRETDSGAVIDTGDNSFPLTDRVRSITGEDTIGRLTGTVFMEAFEHARSASRAGVPTVILTTPDMLSVLATDRVKSRDAGQFPGLVDSIVVDEFHLSNPRGKRLLPFHLDVYMQLTDQRFLDTLVFLSATPDAQVIDQLGNAFTTEIIGPDAVSTAVATGAPATREILPETPFHIETRQMFSNGEWLADEAGTLLEWHAGDVGQTVAIVDSVREVEILTNALQAVAPDDLTVGAVSGWHGDNHQATIDDADIVVGNSALEVGVDFDAIGRLVCTAYEANSAIQRIGRMRARAGIDTQEIAVITSEDAHTELLAQCEQDQISRDALQTAFRESISETTAAPYYELLCAAYTRYLWEYADEPLRERVTPQEGLYPEIVRDHFTERLARLPNSVVNMDALWDELEETLETYRMHYRDGGAWALFEEMHDYRPGSLSALILDCTDSDQFYKEYQLGYVLRYGTGRFVSNNIGLSAVFKDAHGRQPTDDELAHLRKIDRRAAGRMILTGTQSEARSYTIEAFNQAATWRKQANSESAAGCFPRRLTKGRIEITKGYLKGVDHIDIAGDVLAQYTPVGPYEARECYHLGPFGNVLPLTEHDSLALWQDATLVHARLISDWMMERDS; this is encoded by the coding sequence ATGGCGGACTCGAATTTTGGCGAATTGTTCAGCGCCACGCGAACGCTTGCGGGCGCCCATATGCCCGGGAAGCATACAGACGAGTACTTCCCGCTAGAAGAGAACTATGCCGACCAACACCAACTCCGGATGCGGGACGCCATTTTGGACGACGACATTGACGTCGTCGGAAACGTGAATCCAACCGGAAGCGGTAAGACGCTCTCGTGGCTCGCCCCGACGATCCGGAGCGGAGAGGCCGGCGAGGGGTGGATCGTCCTCGCAACCTACCCGACCAGAGCTCTGATCGATGACCAGGTACAGTCGATTCGAGCGCGCTTCGAACAGTACTACAGCGCAGTGTGGCCTCCTCGTCGCGATGGACACACGCTTCGAGAGACCGATTCGGGTGCCGTGATAGATACCGGTGACAACAGCTTTCCCCTGACCGACCGGGTCCGCTCAATCACTGGCGAGGACACTATCGGGCGGCTGACCGGTACAGTATTTATGGAGGCCTTCGAGCATGCCAGATCAGCCTCGCGGGCCGGTGTGCCGACGGTAATCCTAACCACACCAGACATGCTCTCTGTGCTCGCGACGGACCGAGTCAAATCACGGGACGCGGGCCAGTTCCCCGGGCTTGTCGATTCGATTGTCGTCGACGAGTTCCACCTATCGAATCCGCGGGGGAAGCGATTGCTGCCCTTCCACCTCGATGTGTATATGCAGTTGACCGACCAGCGGTTTTTGGACACGCTAGTCTTCCTTTCGGCGACGCCAGACGCTCAAGTGATCGACCAGCTCGGGAACGCATTTACGACAGAGATTATTGGACCCGACGCCGTGTCGACAGCCGTAGCAACAGGAGCACCAGCTACCCGGGAGATCCTCCCCGAAACACCATTCCATATCGAGACCCGACAGATGTTCTCGAATGGTGAATGGCTCGCTGATGAAGCCGGTACACTCCTAGAATGGCACGCCGGTGATGTGGGGCAGACCGTCGCTATCGTCGATAGCGTACGGGAAGTTGAGATACTCACGAACGCACTCCAAGCTGTCGCACCCGATGACCTGACCGTTGGCGCAGTGTCTGGATGGCATGGTGACAATCATCAAGCGACGATCGACGACGCTGATATCGTCGTCGGAAACAGTGCGCTCGAGGTCGGTGTCGATTTCGACGCGATTGGGCGCTTAGTTTGTACAGCATATGAGGCGAACAGTGCGATTCAGCGGATCGGCCGGATGCGAGCCCGAGCAGGCATTGATACTCAGGAAATTGCAGTCATTACCTCTGAGGATGCCCATACAGAACTCCTTGCACAGTGTGAACAGGACCAGATCTCCCGGGATGCCCTTCAGACAGCGTTCCGAGAGAGCATTAGCGAAACGACCGCGGCGCCGTACTATGAACTCCTCTGTGCCGCCTATACGCGCTACCTCTGGGAGTACGCCGACGAACCGCTCCGCGAGCGTGTCACACCACAGGAAGGGTTGTATCCGGAGATCGTTCGTGATCACTTCACCGAACGGCTTGCTCGATTGCCCAACAGTGTCGTAAACATGGACGCGCTATGGGACGAGTTAGAGGAAACCCTCGAGACGTACAGGATGCATTACCGTGATGGTGGCGCTTGGGCACTCTTCGAGGAAATGCACGACTACCGACCCGGATCGCTGTCAGCACTGATTCTCGACTGTACGGACAGCGATCAGTTCTACAAGGAGTACCAACTCGGGTACGTACTCCGCTACGGTACCGGACGGTTCGTGTCCAACAACATCGGGCTTTCGGCGGTGTTCAAAGATGCGCACGGGCGTCAACCGACGGACGACGAACTCGCCCATCTACGAAAGATCGATCGTCGGGCTGCCGGGCGGATGATACTCACCGGCACGCAATCGGAAGCCCGATCGTATACTATTGAAGCGTTCAATCAAGCAGCAACATGGCGCAAGCAAGCAAACAGCGAGTCTGCAGCGGGATGTTTTCCACGACGACTTACAAAAGGTAGGATCGAGATCACAAAGGGGTACCTGAAAGGCGTAGACCATATCGACATCGCAGGCGATGTACTCGCTCAATACACGCCGGTAGGGCCATATGAAGCCAGGGAATGCTATCATTTGGGTCCGTTCGGTAATGTACTCCCTCTTACAGAACACGACTCACTCGCGTTGTGGCAGGACGCGACCCTAGTGCATGCTCGGCTCATATCTGATTGGATGATGGAACGGGACAGCTAA
- a CDS encoding recombinase family protein: MKAAIYARVSTADQDLERQLHECRDHLDSNYPDIDDTDEYADIVSGADKIGGDEYQRLWDAIAADEYDVVVVHEISRLSRLGPTEIHEFIQHALENETGIESLDVGLSIRVDDPALQQTVYTMIANIMGDLAKIEHQQKLERINSGIRAAQREGKWTSKPPRGFYVGDDSRLHVDPEEFLNVRHALERVDSGESKRQVAADSGIPRSTLTDLYNNDDRRQMYLYGEHDDERVEAAIDNFGPLPTLDIDKDNRDLDERIRNIVRDELNIDE; encoded by the coding sequence GTGAAAGCCGCCATCTATGCCCGCGTTTCGACGGCCGACCAAGATCTAGAGCGTCAGTTGCACGAATGCCGCGACCATCTCGATTCAAACTATCCCGATATCGACGATACCGACGAGTACGCTGACATTGTTTCCGGCGCCGATAAGATCGGTGGGGACGAATACCAGCGCCTCTGGGACGCGATAGCTGCCGACGAGTACGACGTGGTCGTCGTCCACGAGATTAGCCGTCTTTCCCGTCTGGGACCGACCGAGATTCACGAGTTCATCCAGCACGCCCTCGAGAACGAGACTGGCATCGAGAGCCTCGACGTTGGATTGTCGATTCGAGTCGACGATCCGGCGCTCCAGCAGACGGTCTACACGATGATCGCGAACATCATGGGCGATCTCGCGAAGATCGAGCACCAACAGAAACTGGAGCGGATCAATTCGGGTATCCGTGCCGCGCAGCGGGAGGGAAAATGGACGTCGAAGCCACCACGCGGCTTCTACGTCGGTGACGATAGTCGGCTCCACGTCGACCCAGAAGAGTTCCTAAACGTCCGTCACGCCCTCGAGAGAGTCGATAGCGGCGAGAGTAAGCGACAGGTTGCCGCGGACTCTGGCATTCCCCGCTCAACGCTCACAGACCTCTACAATAACGATGATCGTCGGCAGATGTACCTGTACGGTGAGCACGATGATGAGCGTGTAGAGGCGGCGATTGACAACTTTGGACCGCTGCCCACGCTCGATATCGACAAGGACAACCGCGATCTTGACGAGCGGATCCGCAATATTGTACGTGACGAACTGAACATTGACGAATGA
- a CDS encoding winged helix-turn-helix domain-containing protein yields MPIDIESYRQINTLTNEEQIVAFLFEHRDKAYKAAEIAERTGISKGCTSKRLTVLRKMGIVSNKTLYWTIDDPIKALDYLQDKEIVEITSQAALGDFQTSDPRTNEQTMTNG; encoded by the coding sequence ATGCCAATTGACATTGAATCATACCGTCAGATAAACACCCTCACCAATGAGGAACAAATCGTCGCATTTCTATTTGAGCATCGAGATAAAGCGTATAAAGCAGCAGAGATTGCAGAGAGAACAGGCATCAGCAAAGGGTGTACGTCTAAACGTCTAACAGTCCTTCGGAAGATGGGTATTGTTTCCAACAAGACCCTGTATTGGACAATTGACGATCCAATTAAGGCCTTAGACTATCTTCAAGATAAAGAGATAGTAGAAATTACGTCCCAAGCTGCCCTTGGAGATTTTCAAACATCAGATCCCAGAACAAACGAACAAACGATGACGAACGGTTAG